A single genomic interval of Streptomyces graminofaciens harbors:
- a CDS encoding alpha-L-fucosidase — protein MSPGNLSRRTLLGAAGAAAAATALPVVPAFSGLVSEAVAAVPQTNLNNLVNMRFGMFNHFNMGTYTNEEWAAPNHDPALFAPTAVDCAQWAAAAAAAKMSYGVLTTKHHDGFCLWPTAYNNYNVANSSYKQDIVAQYVDAFRAKGLKVGLYYSIWDRTYSVQAYDSRHGVAADQTIQPGDLTYMLNQITELLTDYGTIDMFITDGYAWQMGQQAVSYQRIREHVKSLQPDIVMIDHGGLSVPFLGDAIYFEEPLGITSPAGNTYASMQGQTISNGWFWHPSTPTEGLMSKASILSHLTDLEPKYTSFILNCPPNRNGKLDANVVTRLAEVGAAWSPNTSRAPLPTQMPRAEHPVTPVSAYATGFHTGEGPMNAIDGLSDKGFETCWSTWGLSSSLPHSITIDLGGVWSNVSTLEYLPKQWNRNNSTDGDITSYTISTSTDGTAFTQVATGSWAGDRVTKVAEWSARDVGFLRIQATAGTGGYVNVGGVRIGGRTAKPALVSRVLPGNGTVYRLVNRNSGQVADVFEDRSTNGTSIIQWPWLNHPNQKWTFASTGDGYYKIKSVSSGKLMEVAELSRADGGKVGIWSDDSVYQQHWAVTPTGDGYYHLTNRLSGLSLNVDGASTANGAGIEQETYNRATHQQWQIIAV, from the coding sequence ATGTCGCCAGGAAACCTGTCCCGCCGTACGCTGCTCGGTGCCGCCGGCGCCGCTGCCGCCGCGACCGCGCTGCCCGTCGTCCCCGCCTTCTCGGGCCTGGTGTCCGAGGCGGTGGCCGCCGTCCCTCAGACCAACCTGAACAACCTGGTGAACATGCGGTTCGGTATGTTCAACCACTTCAACATGGGCACGTACACCAACGAGGAGTGGGCCGCCCCGAACCACGATCCCGCCCTGTTCGCCCCCACGGCCGTGGACTGTGCCCAGTGGGCGGCCGCCGCCGCGGCGGCGAAGATGAGCTACGGCGTGCTGACGACCAAGCACCACGACGGCTTCTGCCTCTGGCCGACCGCGTACAACAACTACAACGTCGCCAACAGCTCCTACAAGCAGGACATCGTCGCCCAGTACGTCGACGCGTTCCGCGCCAAGGGCCTCAAGGTGGGCCTGTACTACTCGATCTGGGACCGCACCTACAGCGTGCAGGCGTACGACAGCCGACACGGCGTCGCCGCCGACCAGACGATCCAGCCCGGTGACCTCACCTACATGCTGAACCAGATCACCGAACTGCTCACCGACTACGGCACCATCGACATGTTCATCACCGACGGCTACGCATGGCAGATGGGCCAGCAGGCCGTCTCCTACCAGCGGATACGCGAGCACGTGAAGTCGCTCCAGCCGGACATCGTCATGATCGACCACGGTGGGCTGTCGGTACCGTTCCTCGGCGACGCGATCTATTTCGAGGAGCCGCTGGGCATCACCTCGCCGGCCGGAAACACCTACGCGTCCATGCAGGGGCAGACGATCAGCAACGGATGGTTCTGGCATCCGTCGACGCCGACCGAAGGCCTGATGAGCAAGGCGTCGATCCTGTCCCACCTGACGGACCTGGAACCGAAGTACACCTCGTTCATCCTCAATTGCCCGCCCAACCGCAACGGCAAGCTGGATGCCAACGTCGTCACGCGGCTCGCCGAAGTCGGGGCGGCGTGGAGCCCCAACACCTCCAGGGCGCCGCTGCCGACGCAGATGCCACGCGCCGAGCACCCCGTGACACCCGTCAGTGCCTACGCGACCGGATTCCATACCGGCGAGGGCCCGATGAACGCGATCGACGGGCTGAGCGACAAGGGCTTCGAGACCTGCTGGTCGACATGGGGGCTGTCCTCGTCCCTGCCTCACTCGATCACGATCGACCTGGGTGGGGTGTGGAGCAATGTCTCGACCCTGGAATACCTGCCCAAGCAGTGGAACCGCAACAACTCCACCGACGGCGACATCACTTCGTACACCATCTCCACCAGCACCGACGGCACGGCCTTCACCCAGGTCGCCACCGGTTCCTGGGCCGGCGACCGTGTCACCAAGGTGGCCGAGTGGAGCGCCAGGGATGTTGGTTTCCTACGGATCCAGGCCACGGCCGGCACCGGCGGATATGTCAACGTGGGCGGCGTCCGGATCGGCGGCAGGACCGCCAAGCCGGCCCTGGTGTCGCGTGTCCTGCCGGGCAACGGAACGGTCTATCGCCTGGTCAACCGCAACAGCGGCCAGGTAGCCGACGTGTTCGAGGACCGCTCCACCAACGGCACGAGCATCATCCAGTGGCCCTGGCTGAACCATCCCAACCAGAAGTGGACCTTCGCGTCCACCGGCGACGGCTACTACAAGATCAAGAGCGTCAGCAGCGGCAAACTCATGGAAGTGGCCGAGCTCTCGCGTGCGGACGGCGGCAAGGTGGGCATCTGGTCGGACGACAGCGTTTACCAGCAGCACTGGGCTGTGACGCCCACTGGTGACGGCTACTACCACCTCACCAACCGGCTCAGTGGACTGTCACTCAACGTCGACGGCGCCTCCACGGCCAACGGCGCCGGCATCGAGCAGGAGACGTACAACCGGGCAACCCACCAGCAGTGGCAGATCATCGCCGTGTGA
- a CDS encoding flavin-containing monooxygenase, whose amino-acid sequence MKESQLDTCVIGAGPAGLAVARALAERNLPYTHLERHTGPGGIWDIDNPGSPMYESAHFISSRTLSGFGGFPMPDHFADYPPRRQILSYLTSFADAYGLTDRIEFGVEVESVEKNADGTWTVTRADGRESVHAQVVVCTGSQWHPNVPELPGEFSGEVRHTVGYRSAEELRGKRVLVVGAGNSGCDIACDAARTADHAVISMRRGYWFIPKHLFGRPVDTIANSGPHLPMWLAQRLFGALLRIINGDPTRLGLPKPDHKLFETHPAINSMLIHHLQHGDITAKPGIARAEGRIVHFTDGTSDHFDLVLLATGYLHKVPVAQRYFGDEQHPDLYLSSFSREHEGLFGIGFIETNSGAYQLFDSQAQLIAGYIHDARHRLPNAERFAQMIRADRPDLSGGLKFVDSPRHTGYVDGAAFVKYLGKVAAEMGWRTEGRPPRVRSLGRAEAAA is encoded by the coding sequence GTGAAGGAAAGCCAGTTGGACACATGTGTGATCGGGGCGGGACCTGCCGGGCTGGCGGTCGCCAGGGCCCTGGCGGAGCGGAATCTGCCGTACACGCACCTGGAGCGGCACACCGGGCCCGGCGGCATCTGGGACATAGACAATCCGGGCAGCCCGATGTACGAGTCGGCCCACTTCATTTCGAGCAGGACCCTGTCGGGATTCGGCGGCTTCCCGATGCCCGACCACTTCGCGGACTACCCGCCGCGACGGCAGATCCTGTCGTATCTGACGTCCTTCGCCGATGCCTACGGGCTGACGGACCGCATCGAGTTCGGCGTCGAGGTCGAAAGCGTCGAGAAGAACGCGGACGGCACCTGGACGGTCACCCGGGCCGACGGGCGGGAAAGCGTGCACGCGCAGGTCGTCGTGTGTACGGGCTCGCAGTGGCACCCCAACGTTCCCGAACTGCCGGGGGAGTTCAGCGGGGAGGTCCGGCACACCGTCGGCTACCGCAGCGCGGAGGAGCTGCGGGGCAAGCGGGTCCTGGTCGTGGGCGCGGGGAACTCCGGCTGTGACATCGCGTGCGACGCGGCCCGGACCGCGGACCACGCGGTGATCAGCATGCGGCGCGGGTACTGGTTCATCCCCAAGCACCTGTTCGGCCGGCCGGTGGACACCATCGCCAACAGCGGGCCCCACCTGCCGATGTGGCTGGCGCAGCGGCTCTTCGGGGCGCTCCTGCGGATCATCAACGGCGACCCGACGCGGCTGGGACTGCCGAAGCCCGACCACAAGCTGTTCGAGACCCACCCGGCCATCAACTCGATGCTGATCCACCACCTGCAGCACGGCGACATCACCGCCAAACCCGGGATCGCCCGCGCCGAGGGCAGGATCGTGCACTTCACCGACGGCACGAGCGACCACTTCGATCTCGTCCTCCTGGCCACGGGCTACCTCCACAAAGTGCCGGTCGCGCAGCGGTACTTCGGCGACGAGCAGCACCCCGACCTGTACCTGTCATCGTTCTCGCGCGAGCACGAGGGCCTGTTCGGCATCGGCTTCATCGAGACGAACTCCGGTGCGTACCAGCTCTTCGACTCCCAGGCGCAGCTGATCGCCGGGTACATCCATGACGCGCGGCACCGGCTGCCGAACGCGGAGCGGTTCGCCCAGATGATCCGCGCCGACCGGCCGGATCTGTCCGGTGGGCTGAAGTTCGTCGACTCGCCCCGCCACACCGGTTACGTCGACGGCGCGGCCTTCGTGAAGTACCTGGGCAAGGTCGCGGCGGAGATGGGCTGGCGCACCGAGGGCCGGCCTCCGCGGGTACGGTCCCTGGGACGCGCGGAGGCGGCGGCATGA
- a CDS encoding SDR family NAD(P)-dependent oxidoreductase codes for MKKRFDFTDKVMLVTGGAGGIGSELCRRFASGGARCVVVDIDGVRAMKVAADLPGAGHTGIGCDLMDRAQVERLFEVVAEEHGRLDVLVNNVGMTSAERFDVRSVESIEREITLNLTSPLVATRIALPLLLASGDARVVTTVSLGGIFPLGETPIYTASKFGLRGAMLAIGLDLRNKGILAGSVLPSATDTRMLRQEAVEGGNSMQFQDPPQRPSDVVAAVVSLLDKPRLETYPRPGESRLVRFAMLMPNLLPRVLPLFSKRGDRGMARYLEELRRRGLVRRTEGRWELVEEA; via the coding sequence ATGAAGAAGAGGTTCGACTTCACCGACAAGGTCATGCTGGTGACCGGCGGCGCGGGCGGCATCGGCAGTGAGCTGTGCCGTCGCTTCGCCTCCGGCGGAGCCCGCTGCGTCGTCGTCGACATCGACGGGGTCCGCGCCATGAAGGTGGCCGCAGACCTTCCGGGCGCCGGGCACACGGGCATCGGATGCGACCTGATGGACCGCGCCCAGGTGGAGCGGCTGTTCGAGGTGGTCGCCGAGGAGCACGGTCGTCTCGACGTCCTCGTCAACAACGTGGGCATGACCAGCGCGGAACGCTTCGACGTCCGCAGCGTCGAGAGCATCGAGCGGGAGATCACCCTCAACCTGACCTCACCGCTGGTCGCGACCCGGATCGCCCTTCCTCTTCTCCTGGCCTCCGGGGACGCGCGGGTGGTCACCACGGTCTCCCTCGGCGGGATCTTCCCGCTGGGCGAGACACCGATCTACACCGCGTCCAAGTTCGGGCTGCGTGGCGCGATGCTGGCCATCGGGCTGGACCTGAGGAACAAGGGAATCCTGGCCGGGTCGGTGCTGCCGTCGGCGACCGACACCCGGATGCTGCGCCAAGAGGCCGTGGAAGGCGGCAACTCCATGCAGTTCCAGGACCCTCCGCAGCGGCCCTCCGACGTCGTCGCGGCCGTGGTGAGCCTGCTGGACAAGCCCCGACTGGAGACCTACCCCCGGCCCGGTGAGTCCCGTCTGGTGCGCTTCGCGATGCTCATGCCGAACCTGCTGCCCCGGGTCCTCCCGCTGTTCAGCAAGCGCGGTGACCGCGGCATGGCTCGCTATCTGGAGGAACTCCGCCGACGCGGACTGGTCCGCCGGACGGAGGGGCGCTGGGAGCTGGTGGAGGAAGCATGA
- a CDS encoding aldehyde dehydrogenase family protein: protein MITNEMLQVVNPATGEPITSLPAASADDVAKAAEQARQVHDSGVWSRLPVRERGTVLLRLADLMERDAEILARLDSEDAGKPITECRTGDVPGAIESIRWFAEAADKVFGRVAPSGPDSLGFMIREPVGVVAAILPWNYPLAMTAWKVGPALAAGNCLLVKPADATPRSALHLAELAAEAGLPHGVLTVLPGYGQEAGAALARSPLVGALSFTGSTATGRRILKDAAETNFKRISLEMGGKSPQVLMADALTYGDELIDNMIEAAFLTMGQNCTAGSRVLVHHSIAEEVLERFTAAAGELVIGDPADPRTRMGPLINHTAFDRVAGAVEAARAGGAQIHTGGLPHGLPPRGAYYPPTVITRAPDGADVLTKELFGPVVTLQTFTSEDEAVRGANATEYGLAASVWTRDLDVALRLARGIEAGVVSVNAYSEGDITTPFGGWKQSGFGGVEKSTDAFDQWTREKTIWIRAR, encoded by the coding sequence ATGATCACGAACGAGATGCTGCAGGTCGTCAACCCCGCCACCGGTGAGCCGATCACCTCCCTGCCCGCCGCGAGCGCCGACGACGTCGCCAAGGCCGCCGAGCAGGCCCGGCAGGTCCACGACTCCGGGGTGTGGTCGCGGCTGCCGGTCCGGGAGCGTGGCACGGTGCTGCTGCGACTGGCCGACCTCATGGAACGCGACGCGGAGATCCTCGCCCGGCTGGACAGCGAGGACGCGGGGAAGCCGATCACGGAGTGCCGTACGGGAGACGTACCGGGCGCGATCGAGTCGATCCGCTGGTTCGCCGAGGCGGCCGACAAGGTCTTCGGCCGGGTCGCGCCGAGCGGGCCCGACAGTCTGGGTTTCATGATCCGCGAACCGGTCGGGGTCGTCGCGGCGATCCTGCCGTGGAACTACCCACTGGCCATGACCGCGTGGAAGGTCGGACCGGCCCTGGCCGCGGGCAACTGTCTGTTGGTCAAGCCCGCCGATGCGACCCCGCGCTCGGCCCTGCACCTGGCCGAACTCGCCGCGGAGGCCGGCCTTCCCCACGGGGTGCTCACGGTATTGCCGGGGTACGGCCAGGAAGCCGGGGCGGCCCTCGCCCGTAGCCCTCTTGTGGGGGCGCTCTCCTTCACCGGGTCCACCGCGACGGGCCGCCGCATCCTCAAGGACGCCGCGGAGACCAACTTCAAGCGGATCTCGCTGGAGATGGGCGGCAAGAGCCCCCAGGTGCTGATGGCCGACGCGCTCACCTACGGCGACGAGCTCATCGACAACATGATCGAGGCCGCGTTCCTGACCATGGGGCAGAACTGCACCGCCGGCTCCCGCGTCCTGGTTCACCACAGTATCGCCGAGGAGGTCCTGGAGCGGTTCACGGCCGCGGCGGGAGAGCTCGTCATCGGTGACCCGGCCGACCCGCGCACGCGGATGGGGCCGCTCATCAACCACACCGCCTTCGACCGGGTCGCGGGAGCCGTGGAGGCCGCCCGGGCCGGCGGAGCCCAGATCCACACCGGGGGACTGCCCCACGGGCTGCCTCCGCGCGGCGCCTACTATCCGCCCACCGTGATCACCCGAGCCCCCGACGGCGCCGACGTCCTCACCAAGGAGTTGTTCGGTCCCGTCGTCACCCTCCAGACCTTCACCTCCGAGGACGAGGCGGTACGCGGGGCCAACGCCACCGAGTACGGGCTCGCCGCCTCGGTCTGGACCCGCGACCTCGACGTCGCGCTGCGGCTGGCACGCGGCATCGAGGCCGGGGTGGTCTCCGTCAACGCCTACAGCGAGGGCGACATCACCACGCCTTTCGGCGGCTGGAAGCAGTCGGGATTCGGTGGCGTGGAGAAGTCCACCGACGCCTTCGACCAGTGGACCCGGGAGAAGACGATCTGGATCCGCGCCCGCTGA
- a CDS encoding AraC family transcriptional regulator → MSLAPGPADPPGTSRSTSATIQPNILRYLVVVADERGVDLRPLLKQMGLDETVMRSAALRVSYRQGSAVIRRALELTGDERLGLKVGAAQHLTAWGLLGFALMADDTLRHAIETGVKYQNLSGAMVVWSAGVGQEDDAFVLRADLPDPAMDPAVASFLSEEAFASVVTLSRLAVGPAFAPRGVEFSFPPPRQRDLYDALFGCPVRFGAAANRMVIDPAWARTRMPGRDPVSYASTLEMLDAQMASRRDQQDLLEVLEISVAQGLPVVPSFGEQARRHATSERTLRRRLADCGTTYEALVEGVRRERVEQLLLRPELTLRDIARQAGFSDERAMRRAVRRWHGSSPVQLRERMLRGVGHTQ, encoded by the coding sequence ATGTCCCTTGCACCCGGCCCGGCAGACCCTCCCGGGACCAGCCGCAGCACTTCGGCGACGATCCAGCCGAACATCCTGCGCTATCTCGTCGTGGTCGCCGACGAGCGCGGTGTCGATCTGCGGCCCCTGCTGAAGCAGATGGGACTCGACGAGACGGTGATGCGCTCCGCCGCACTGCGGGTGTCGTACCGGCAGGGCAGCGCGGTGATCCGCCGTGCGCTGGAGCTCACCGGGGACGAGCGCCTGGGTCTGAAGGTCGGCGCGGCTCAGCACCTGACCGCGTGGGGCCTGCTCGGCTTCGCCCTGATGGCCGACGACACGCTGCGGCACGCCATAGAGACCGGGGTGAAGTACCAGAACCTGTCCGGGGCGATGGTGGTGTGGTCGGCCGGTGTGGGTCAGGAGGACGACGCCTTCGTGCTACGAGCCGATCTTCCCGATCCCGCCATGGACCCGGCCGTTGCTTCCTTCCTGAGCGAGGAGGCGTTCGCCTCCGTGGTCACCCTGTCCCGGCTGGCCGTCGGTCCGGCCTTCGCGCCGAGGGGGGTGGAGTTCTCCTTTCCGCCACCACGCCAACGCGACCTGTACGACGCCCTGTTCGGCTGTCCGGTCCGCTTCGGCGCCGCCGCGAACCGCATGGTCATCGACCCGGCGTGGGCCCGTACCCGGATGCCGGGTCGGGATCCGGTGAGCTACGCGTCGACGCTGGAGATGCTCGACGCGCAGATGGCGTCCCGCCGTGACCAGCAGGATCTGCTGGAGGTGCTGGAGATCTCCGTCGCGCAGGGCCTGCCGGTGGTGCCTTCGTTCGGTGAGCAGGCGCGGCGGCACGCGACGAGCGAGCGGACGCTGCGCCGTCGGCTGGCCGACTGCGGTACGACGTACGAGGCACTGGTCGAGGGAGTGCGCCGGGAACGCGTCGAGCAACTGTTGCTCCGCCCGGAACTGACACTGCGCGACATCGCCCGCCAGGCGGGATTCTCCGACGAACGGGCGATGCGCCGCGCGGTACGCCGCTGGCACGGCTCCTCGCCGGTCCAGCTGCGGGAGCGGATGCTCCGGGGGGTGGGGCACACGCAATGA
- a CDS encoding MFS transporter, giving the protein MSFNAPARAEAGHPVSRFGARKGATLAFAAQGVSVAAVYTTVPAVTEHLKLAPLLTTTLMVAVALTAGAGSFLGLAAIRRAGPVATTRGAVLTAAAALVLIGWAPDAVTVICAYVLFGLAVGALDVGVNTRAAAIERAYGRSVFGSFYTAWSVGGVVAALLTAGAARLEWPVAAGLGVQAGIVLLLAVCIRTHALPSSPEGPSDTLAQPPLGRRLWIRLIPFGLVLLVVYVVDSTVSAWSAVYLRQTLAASLTVAPLAYASYQAGTVVGRAATDRLVQRFGAVAVVRTAALLVAGALAGMAGAPSWPFAVLAAGAVGLGASVLVPLCLASAARLRPTASEAVLARLNLFNYVGVITGGAAGGLLGSTGQFRLAYAAPAALAVLLLAAARHLVGVDGVPSRTA; this is encoded by the coding sequence ATGTCCTTCAACGCTCCAGCCCGGGCGGAGGCCGGGCACCCGGTCTCCAGGTTCGGCGCCCGGAAGGGCGCGACCCTCGCGTTCGCCGCACAAGGTGTCTCCGTCGCCGCCGTCTACACGACCGTCCCCGCTGTCACCGAACACCTGAAACTGGCTCCGCTCCTGACGACCACCCTGATGGTCGCCGTGGCGCTGACGGCGGGGGCCGGCAGCTTCCTGGGTCTGGCCGCGATCCGCCGCGCCGGTCCCGTCGCCACGACGCGCGGGGCCGTGCTGACGGCCGCCGCCGCGTTGGTGCTGATCGGGTGGGCCCCCGACGCGGTGACCGTCATCTGCGCGTACGTCCTCTTCGGGCTCGCTGTCGGCGCCCTGGACGTCGGGGTCAACACCCGGGCAGCGGCGATCGAACGCGCCTACGGCCGCAGCGTCTTCGGCTCCTTCTACACAGCGTGGAGCGTGGGCGGCGTGGTCGCGGCCCTGCTCACTGCCGGGGCCGCCCGCCTGGAGTGGCCCGTAGCCGCCGGTCTGGGCGTTCAGGCGGGCATCGTCCTGCTCCTCGCCGTCTGTATACGTACGCATGCCCTCCCCTCCTCCCCCGAGGGGCCGTCGGACACCCTCGCGCAGCCGCCGCTGGGGCGCCGCCTGTGGATCCGGCTCATCCCCTTCGGCCTGGTCCTCCTCGTCGTCTACGTCGTCGACTCCACCGTCTCGGCCTGGTCGGCGGTCTACCTGCGCCAGACCCTCGCCGCGTCCCTCACGGTCGCGCCGCTGGCCTACGCCTCCTACCAGGCCGGCACAGTCGTCGGCCGCGCCGCCACCGACCGCCTCGTGCAACGGTTCGGAGCGGTCGCCGTCGTCCGCACCGCGGCCCTGCTGGTCGCGGGCGCTCTGGCCGGCATGGCCGGGGCGCCGAGCTGGCCCTTCGCCGTTCTCGCGGCCGGGGCGGTGGGGCTGGGAGCGTCCGTCCTGGTTCCGCTGTGTCTGGCCTCCGCCGCGCGGCTGCGTCCCACCGCTTCGGAGGCGGTCCTGGCGCGGCTGAACCTCTTCAACTACGTCGGCGTCATCACCGGTGGCGCAGCGGGCGGACTTCTCGGCTCCACCGGTCAGTTCCGTCTCGCCTATGCGGCACCGGCCGCGCTGGCGGTTCTTCTCCTGGCAGCCGCCCGACATCTGGTCGGAGTGGACGGCGTGCCAAGTCGCACGGCCTGA
- a CDS encoding SRPBCC family protein gives MNKYVVTEQAVINAPVGRVWDVVSRTDRYAEWVAGAIEVTDHHGVATVGRTYAERNRTLGPLKTDSVWTVREIEPFKRRVDTGIGFAPLQDVTNVFEFRPIQSEDGREVTEMLYQVEYTIGLGPLGVLLNGIQEPGMRAAMRTSMTHLDRLLRSESSTTAR, from the coding sequence ATGAACAAGTACGTGGTCACCGAGCAGGCCGTCATCAACGCACCCGTAGGACGCGTCTGGGACGTTGTCTCCCGCACCGACCGGTACGCCGAGTGGGTCGCCGGGGCGATCGAGGTCACCGACCACCACGGCGTCGCCACCGTCGGCAGGACCTACGCCGAACGCAACCGCACTCTCGGCCCCCTGAAGACCGACTCGGTCTGGACGGTCAGAGAGATCGAGCCCTTCAAGCGCCGCGTCGACACCGGCATCGGATTCGCCCCGCTCCAGGACGTGACCAACGTCTTCGAGTTCCGGCCGATACAGAGCGAGGACGGCAGGGAGGTGACGGAGATGCTCTACCAGGTCGAGTACACCATCGGGCTGGGACCACTGGGGGTCTTGTTGAACGGCATCCAGGAGCCGGGGATGCGGGCCGCGATGCGCACGTCCATGACCCACCTCGACAGGTTGCTCCGTTCGGAGAGCTCGACGACGGCCCGTTGA
- a CDS encoding flavin monoamine oxidase family protein: MSSTQTTDVGTSRRSRRADVVVIGAGLAGLTAARELVAAGKSVAVLEARDRVGGRLLNHDLGDGRVTEIGGQFVGPTQDHILALAKEVGVDTYQAAVPGETVYVHDGKAKRFSGHTPPDLLALPDMGIALARIAKEAAKVDPAAPWRAPHARELDAMTYETWLRKAEITGDAVDMISLFLNSAYGGEARDASALFSLWYVATFGNETHPGTMDRGTGTTGGAQDSRFVGGSQLVAQRLAEELDGRVHLSAPVRRISQDSTGATVVSDAGDWRADHVIVAVPPLIASRIVWDPLLPPQQDQLFQRLPFGTLMKCVAVYDKPFWREDGLSGMGLLRGGSPIREMFDNTPPDGGPGVLMGFLGGREWRKWAHRPAAERRGAVLRSFAQVVGDRAFDTVDYVEQDWTAEQWTQGGPTSVAAPGVLSDFGQWMGRQFGRVHWAGAEFSPYWNGFMDGAVRSGKHTATEVLDRD, from the coding sequence ATGAGCAGCACGCAGACCACGGACGTCGGCACGTCACGTCGGAGCCGCAGGGCGGACGTCGTGGTGATCGGTGCGGGGTTGGCCGGTCTGACCGCGGCACGGGAGCTCGTCGCGGCGGGCAAGTCCGTGGCCGTCCTGGAGGCTCGCGACCGGGTCGGCGGCCGGCTGCTCAACCACGACCTCGGCGACGGCCGAGTCACGGAGATCGGAGGGCAGTTCGTCGGCCCCACCCAAGACCACATCCTGGCGCTGGCCAAGGAGGTCGGTGTGGACACCTACCAGGCAGCCGTCCCCGGCGAGACCGTCTACGTCCACGACGGCAAGGCCAAGCGCTTCTCCGGCCACACCCCGCCGGACCTGCTCGCCCTGCCGGACATGGGCATCGCCCTTGCCCGCATCGCCAAAGAGGCCGCCAAGGTGGACCCGGCGGCCCCGTGGCGGGCCCCTCACGCCCGCGAACTCGACGCCATGACCTACGAGACGTGGCTGCGCAAGGCCGAGATCACCGGCGATGCCGTCGACATGATCAGCCTCTTCCTCAACTCCGCCTACGGCGGCGAGGCACGCGACGCGTCCGCCCTGTTCAGCCTCTGGTACGTCGCCACCTTCGGCAACGAGACCCATCCCGGCACCATGGACCGCGGCACAGGCACCACCGGTGGCGCCCAGGACAGCCGGTTCGTCGGCGGCTCGCAGCTCGTCGCGCAGCGGCTGGCCGAGGAACTCGACGGCCGCGTCCACCTGTCCGCCCCGGTGCGCCGCATCAGCCAGGACTCCACGGGCGCCACCGTGGTCTCCGACGCCGGCGACTGGCGCGCCGACCACGTCATCGTCGCCGTCCCACCCCTGATCGCCTCCCGCATCGTCTGGGACCCCCTGCTGCCGCCCCAGCAGGACCAGCTCTTCCAGCGCCTGCCCTTCGGCACCCTCATGAAGTGCGTCGCCGTCTACGACAAGCCCTTCTGGCGCGAGGACGGCCTGTCCGGCATGGGCCTGCTCCGCGGCGGCTCCCCCATCCGCGAGATGTTCGACAACACCCCGCCCGACGGCGGACCCGGCGTCCTCATGGGCTTCCTCGGCGGCCGGGAATGGCGCAAGTGGGCCCACCGCCCGGCCGCCGAGCGGCGCGGCGCGGTGCTGCGCTCCTTCGCCCAGGTCGTCGGGGACCGCGCCTTCGACACCGTCGACTACGTCGAGCAGGACTGGACCGCCGAGCAATGGACCCAGGGCGGCCCCACCTCCGTCGCCGCCCCCGGCGTGCTCAGCGACTTCGGCCAGTGGATGGGCCGCCAATTCGGCCGCGTGCACTGGGCGGGCGCCGAGTTCTCCCCGTACTGGAACGGCTTCATGGACGGCGCCGTCCGCTCCGGCAAGCACACGGCCACCGAAGTCCTGGACCGGGACTGA